Proteins co-encoded in one Streptomyces sp. NBC_01283 genomic window:
- a CDS encoding ricin-type beta-trefoil lectin domain protein gives MKRIRRGHQGRLRGTFAAAVAMAAVLGTVAGTPAQAADGTARGSAAPAAPSSTPLSPELEKIRAAEATKLYGDPAERPLADRRTGLISLGDSEISGEGVGTYEPGTDGPDNWCHRSPDAAIHRTGIPADVTYNVACSGAQTVNIKIGGQKQYPDELVQSDNLAIKARNTKIKAVMLVIGANDDLEFAPVMTDCVTRFLLSQGSCAGKYTPGWQARVDALVPKVEQSIRDLKTVMKDAGYAGDDYKLVVMGYPSPIGPDFRDNPGFPGKLVCGGLGYDSDTEWGRNYAVPAFETGMRKAVKAAGATYLDNSRLFHGHEVCMEDTWARGLYVDLSNPFPPDSNSVRQSFHPNARGHAAFASCLTQLYDSGWSEGGCADPASTGSPKLYQGGWDDAYKPLKNAGTGTCVDVDASKSRNGTKVQGWDCTGNRNQTWWYDGGAGGRQSLHTGLTQDRCLDVPGTAKEGTAVTLWNCHGGANQKFVRDSGTLRPADASGLCLTLAGAKEPLRLQKCTGAANQRFA, from the coding sequence ATGAAGCGCATCAGACGCGGCCACCAGGGCAGGCTTCGAGGTACGTTCGCGGCGGCCGTGGCGATGGCGGCGGTGCTCGGCACCGTCGCGGGCACGCCCGCGCAGGCGGCGGACGGCACGGCCCGGGGGAGCGCCGCACCCGCGGCCCCCTCGTCCACGCCCCTGTCGCCCGAGCTGGAGAAGATCCGGGCGGCCGAGGCCACCAAGCTCTACGGCGACCCGGCCGAGCGCCCGCTCGCCGACCGCAGGACCGGGCTGATCTCGCTCGGCGACAGCGAGATCTCGGGCGAGGGTGTCGGCACGTACGAACCCGGCACCGACGGCCCCGACAACTGGTGCCACCGCTCCCCGGACGCCGCCATCCACCGCACCGGCATCCCCGCGGACGTGACGTACAACGTCGCCTGTTCGGGGGCGCAGACCGTCAACATCAAGATCGGCGGGCAGAAGCAGTACCCCGACGAGCTGGTGCAGAGCGACAACCTCGCCATCAAGGCGCGCAACACGAAGATCAAGGCCGTCATGCTGGTCATCGGTGCCAATGACGACCTCGAGTTCGCGCCGGTGATGACCGACTGCGTGACGCGCTTCCTGCTCAGCCAGGGCTCCTGCGCGGGCAAGTACACGCCAGGGTGGCAGGCACGGGTCGACGCGCTCGTGCCCAAGGTCGAGCAGTCCATCCGCGACCTGAAGACCGTCATGAAGGACGCGGGCTACGCGGGCGACGACTACAAGCTGGTCGTCATGGGCTACCCGAGCCCGATCGGCCCGGACTTCAGGGACAACCCCGGGTTCCCGGGCAAGCTGGTCTGCGGCGGTCTCGGCTACGACTCCGACACCGAGTGGGGCCGCAACTACGCCGTCCCCGCCTTCGAGACCGGCATGCGCAAGGCGGTCAAGGCCGCGGGGGCGACCTACCTCGACAACTCCCGCCTCTTCCACGGCCACGAGGTCTGCATGGAGGACACCTGGGCGCGCGGTCTCTACGTGGATCTCTCCAACCCGTTCCCGCCGGACTCCAACTCGGTCCGCCAGTCCTTCCACCCCAACGCCCGCGGCCACGCGGCCTTCGCGTCCTGCCTCACCCAGCTCTACGACTCGGGCTGGAGCGAGGGCGGTTGCGCGGACCCGGCGAGCACGGGCAGCCCGAAGCTCTACCAGGGCGGATGGGACGACGCGTACAAGCCGCTGAAGAACGCGGGCACGGGGACATGCGTGGACGTCGACGCCTCGAAGAGCCGCAACGGCACCAAGGTCCAGGGCTGGGACTGCACCGGCAACCGCAACCAGACCTGGTGGTACGACGGTGGCGCCGGTGGCCGGCAGTCGCTGCACACCGGACTGACCCAGGACCGCTGCCTCGACGTCCCGGGCACCGCGAAGGAAGGCACCGCCGTGACGCTGTGGAACTGCCACGGCGGCGCCAACCAGAAGTTCGTGCGTGACTCCGGGACACTGCGGCCCGCCGACGCGAGTGGGCTCTGCCTGACCCTGGCGGGGGCCAAGGAGCCGCTGCGGCTCCAGAAGTGCACGGGGGCGGCGAACCAGCGGTTCGCCTGA
- a CDS encoding class II fumarate hydratase, which produces MTSDASASASGEYRIEHDSMGEVRVPAHAKWRAQTQRAVENFPVSGQRLERAHIAALARIKAAAATVNADLGVLDKDVAQAIADAAAEVVDGRWDEQFPVDVFQTGSGTSSNMNTNEVLATLASERLGRDVHPNDHVNASQSSNDVFPSSIHIAATGAVTQDLIPALDHLATALERKSAEFADVVKSGRTHLMDATPVTLGQEFGGYAAQVRYGIERLNASLPRLAELPLGGTAVGTGINTPPGFSAAVINEVARATGLPLTEARDHFEAQGARDGIVETSGQLRTIGVGLTKIANDLRWMASGPRTGLAEINLPDLQPGSSIMPGKVNPVIPEAVLMVAAQVTGNDATVAAAGAAGNFELNVMLPVIAKNVLESVRLLANVSRLLADRTVDGITANAERAREYAESSPSVVTPLNKYIGYEEAAKVAKKSLSERKTIREVVLEGGYVERGDLTLTQLDEALDVLRMTHP; this is translated from the coding sequence ATGACCAGCGACGCCAGCGCAAGCGCAAGCGGTGAGTACCGGATCGAGCACGACTCCATGGGCGAGGTACGGGTCCCCGCGCACGCCAAGTGGCGGGCCCAGACCCAGCGCGCGGTGGAGAACTTCCCCGTCTCCGGGCAGCGCCTGGAGCGTGCGCACATCGCCGCGCTGGCCCGGATCAAGGCCGCCGCGGCGACGGTGAACGCGGACCTCGGGGTGCTCGACAAGGACGTCGCGCAGGCGATCGCGGACGCGGCCGCCGAGGTGGTCGACGGCCGCTGGGACGAGCAGTTCCCCGTGGACGTCTTCCAGACCGGATCCGGCACGTCGTCCAACATGAACACGAACGAGGTCCTCGCGACGCTGGCCTCGGAGCGCCTCGGCCGTGACGTCCACCCGAACGACCACGTGAACGCCTCCCAGTCGTCGAACGACGTCTTCCCCTCCTCGATCCACATCGCGGCCACGGGCGCCGTCACACAGGACCTGATCCCGGCGCTCGACCACCTGGCGACCGCCCTCGAACGCAAGTCGGCGGAGTTCGCCGACGTGGTGAAGTCCGGGCGCACGCACCTGATGGACGCCACGCCCGTGACGCTCGGCCAGGAGTTCGGCGGCTACGCGGCCCAGGTGCGTTACGGCATCGAGCGGCTCAACGCCTCGCTGCCGCGCCTCGCCGAACTGCCGCTGGGCGGCACGGCGGTGGGCACCGGGATCAACACCCCGCCCGGCTTCTCGGCGGCCGTGATCAACGAGGTGGCGCGGGCCACGGGTCTGCCGCTGACCGAGGCCAGGGACCACTTCGAGGCCCAGGGCGCGCGGGACGGGATCGTCGAGACCAGTGGGCAGCTGCGGACGATCGGCGTCGGCCTCACGAAGATCGCCAACGATCTGCGCTGGATGGCCTCAGGGCCGCGGACCGGCCTCGCCGAGATCAACCTGCCCGATCTGCAGCCCGGTTCCTCGATCATGCCGGGCAAGGTGAATCCGGTCATCCCGGAGGCGGTCCTGATGGTCGCCGCGCAGGTCACCGGCAATGACGCGACGGTCGCCGCGGCGGGCGCCGCCGGCAACTTCGAGCTGAACGTGATGCTGCCGGTCATCGCCAAGAACGTCCTGGAGTCCGTGCGGCTCCTCGCCAACGTCTCGCGGCTCCTCGCCGACCGGACGGTGGACGGCATCACCGCGAACGCCGAGCGGGCCAGGGAGTACGCCGAGTCCTCGCCCTCGGTCGTCACTCCGCTGAACAAGTACATCGGTTACGAGGAGGCGGCGAAGGTCGCCAAGAAGTCCCTCTCCGAGCGGAAGACGATCCGGGAGGTCGTGCTCGAAGGCGGCTACGTCGAGCGGGGTGACCTCACCCTGACGCAGCTGGACGAGGCATTGGACGTACTGCGGATGACGCATCCGTAG
- a CDS encoding DUF402 domain-containing protein, with product MTDLTTPPTTSSEAAHWAPGSQVLWRYKENAGNRIHICRPVTVVQDTEELLAVWMAPGTECVKPVIADGTPVHHEPLATRYTKPRALRRDRWFGTGVLKLARPAEPWSVWLFWDPGWQFKNWYVNLEEPRARWAGGIDSEDHFLDISVRPDRTWQWHDEDEFVQAQRSGLMGAEKARQVRAAGDAAIEVIHAWGLPFSDNWPHWRPDPDWAIPPLPDDWDRTPAHVTS from the coding sequence ATGACAGACCTCACCACGCCGCCAACGACGAGCAGCGAAGCAGCACACTGGGCCCCCGGCTCCCAGGTGCTGTGGCGGTACAAGGAGAACGCCGGGAACAGGATCCACATCTGCCGGCCCGTCACGGTCGTGCAGGACACCGAAGAGCTGCTCGCCGTATGGATGGCCCCCGGCACCGAATGCGTGAAACCCGTCATCGCCGACGGGACTCCCGTGCACCACGAGCCGCTCGCCACCCGCTACACCAAGCCGCGCGCGCTGCGCAGGGACCGCTGGTTCGGCACCGGAGTACTGAAGTTGGCCCGCCCCGCGGAGCCGTGGTCGGTGTGGCTGTTCTGGGATCCGGGATGGCAGTTCAAGAACTGGTACGTGAATCTTGAGGAGCCGCGCGCCCGTTGGGCCGGAGGCATCGATTCCGAGGATCACTTTCTGGACATCTCCGTGCGGCCCGACCGGACATGGCAGTGGCACGACGAGGACGAGTTCGTCCAGGCCCAGCGCTCCGGACTGATGGGAGCGGAAAAGGCGCGGCAGGTGCGGGCCGCCGGGGACGCCGCCATCGAGGTGATCCACGCGTGGGGACTGCCGTTCTCGGACAACTGGCCGCACTGGCGCCCCGACCCGGACTGGGCGATTCCGCCCCTTCCGGATGACTGGGACCGCACGCCTGCGCATGTGACGTCATGA
- a CDS encoding class I SAM-dependent methyltransferase, translating to MSDASGFDRYGGPLGVLPDRTGQAEAFDAIGQYYDDAFPHKDGQLAAGRWLSDALPPGSRVLDVGCGTGVPTARQLADAGHTVLGIDLSSGMLDLARKNVPGQNAEFRQLDVAALRAEGPEGVGKFGGIAAFFALLMLPRAEIPYALRLLHGLLRPGGPLALSMVEADLDDAGIPFLGHTIRVSGYRRGELRQVVRDAGFDIVEEDTYSYAPASTDVSPSSQLRSTRGGPNPEHQLFLHCRRG from the coding sequence GTGAGCGATGCGAGCGGGTTCGACCGGTACGGCGGGCCTTTGGGCGTGCTGCCCGACCGGACGGGACAGGCCGAGGCCTTCGACGCCATCGGTCAGTACTACGACGACGCCTTCCCGCACAAGGACGGCCAACTGGCCGCCGGGCGCTGGCTGTCCGACGCGCTGCCGCCCGGGTCGCGGGTGCTCGACGTGGGCTGCGGCACCGGCGTGCCGACCGCCCGTCAGCTCGCCGATGCCGGACACACCGTGCTCGGCATCGACCTCTCCTCCGGCATGCTCGACCTCGCCAGGAAGAACGTACCCGGGCAGAACGCCGAATTCCGGCAGCTCGACGTGGCGGCGCTGCGGGCCGAAGGCCCGGAAGGTGTGGGGAAGTTCGGCGGGATCGCGGCATTCTTCGCGCTCTTGATGCTGCCGCGCGCCGAGATCCCGTACGCTCTGCGGCTGCTGCACGGACTGCTGCGCCCCGGTGGCCCGCTCGCGCTCTCCATGGTCGAGGCCGACCTGGATGACGCGGGAATTCCGTTCCTGGGGCACACAATCCGGGTATCCGGATACCGGCGGGGTGAACTGCGCCAGGTCGTACGTGACGCGGGCTTCGACATCGTCGAGGAGGACACGTACTCGTACGCCCCGGCGAGCACCGACGTTTCCCCAAGCTCTCAACTTCGTTCGACCAGGGGAGGCCCCAACCCCGAGCACCAGCTCTTCCTGCACTGCCGACGCGGCTGA
- a CDS encoding SpoIIE family protein phosphatase — MTEHSIPDEGRQPRAARPAAPADPRGAQARAPKARDTPGAVALPAQAQARAGDSTASPSDEHSQSSGAFGQQPDPHRPRPDQGAGQGGQDIPDGVPPGAPGGEERRTGQPRPPGSGPAAMRRDGDRLRFVGAATRRIARGIDLDEIVMGLCRATVPTFSDAILVYLRDPLPVGEERPSGALILRLRRTDRLRSIEEGTEDPDTESGTLPALQVQTDLVTTAELCEVLPGGALAEVLRGVRPVFADAPAARAALPELLGEGRAVPSGQRTILAPLRGRRRVIGAAVFLRRPDRHAFEADDLLVAAQLATHSALGIDKAVLYGREAYIADELQRTMLPETLPRPTGVRLASRYLPAAETARVGGDWYDAIPLPGSRVALVVGDVMGHSMTSAAIMGQLRTTAQTLAGLDLPPQEVLHHLDEQAQRLGSDRMATCLYAVYDPVAHRITIANAGHPPPVLLHLGGRAEVLRVPPGAPIGVGGVDFEAVELDAPAGATLLLYTDGLVESRLRDVWTGIEQLRERLAATAQLTGPDHPPPLEALCDDVLDMLGPGDRDDDIALLAARFDGIAPSDVAYWYLEPEDATPSRARRLARSALERWGLEELNDSVELLVSEVVTNAVRYATRPVTLRLLRTDVLRCEVGDDVPQLPRLRQARATDEGGRGLYLVNKLARRWGATRLSTGKVVWFELNHG; from the coding sequence GTGACGGAGCACTCCATCCCCGACGAGGGCCGGCAGCCCCGAGCTGCCCGGCCCGCCGCCCCCGCGGATCCCCGCGGGGCGCAGGCGCGTGCCCCGAAGGCGCGGGACACCCCGGGCGCGGTCGCTTTACCCGCTCAGGCCCAGGCCAGGGCGGGCGACTCCACGGCGAGCCCCAGCGACGAGCACTCCCAGTCGTCCGGGGCCTTCGGACAGCAGCCCGACCCGCACCGGCCGCGCCCCGACCAAGGGGCCGGGCAGGGCGGGCAGGACATCCCTGACGGCGTCCCCCCGGGCGCCCCCGGCGGTGAGGAGAGGCGTACGGGACAGCCACGGCCGCCGGGCTCCGGCCCCGCGGCGATGCGACGTGACGGCGACCGGCTGCGTTTCGTGGGCGCCGCGACCCGGCGCATCGCCCGCGGCATCGACCTGGACGAGATCGTGATGGGCCTGTGCCGGGCCACGGTGCCGACGTTCTCCGACGCGATACTGGTCTATCTCCGCGACCCGCTGCCGGTCGGCGAGGAGCGGCCGAGCGGTGCGCTCATCCTGCGCCTGCGCCGCACCGACCGGCTGCGCTCGATCGAGGAAGGGACGGAGGATCCCGACACCGAGAGCGGCACCCTGCCCGCCCTCCAGGTGCAGACCGACCTCGTGACGACCGCCGAGCTGTGCGAGGTGCTGCCCGGCGGCGCCCTCGCCGAGGTCCTGCGCGGTGTGCGCCCGGTCTTCGCCGACGCCCCCGCGGCCCGCGCCGCACTGCCCGAACTGCTCGGCGAGGGACGCGCCGTGCCCTCCGGGCAGCGGACGATCCTCGCGCCGCTGCGGGGCAGGCGCCGGGTGATCGGCGCCGCGGTGTTCCTGCGCCGCCCCGACCGGCACGCGTTCGAGGCCGACGACCTCCTGGTCGCCGCCCAGCTGGCCACGCACAGCGCGCTCGGCATCGACAAGGCCGTGCTCTACGGCCGCGAGGCGTACATCGCCGACGAACTGCAGCGCACGATGCTGCCCGAGACCCTGCCGCGCCCGACCGGCGTCCGCCTGGCGTCCCGCTATCTCCCGGCCGCCGAGACGGCCCGGGTCGGTGGCGACTGGTACGACGCGATCCCGCTGCCCGGCAGCCGGGTGGCGCTCGTCGTGGGCGATGTCATGGGGCACTCCATGACATCGGCGGCGATCATGGGCCAGCTGCGGACGACTGCGCAGACCCTGGCCGGGCTCGACCTGCCGCCCCAGGAGGTCCTGCACCACCTGGACGAGCAGGCCCAGCGGCTCGGCTCGGACCGGATGGCGACCTGCCTCTACGCGGTCTACGACCCGGTCGCGCACCGCATCACCATCGCCAACGCCGGGCACCCGCCGCCCGTCCTGCTGCACCTGGGCGGCCGTGCGGAGGTTCTGCGGGTGCCGCCGGGCGCCCCCATCGGCGTGGGCGGCGTCGACTTCGAGGCCGTGGAGCTCGACGCACCCGCGGGCGCCACGCTGCTGCTCTACACGGACGGCCTCGTCGAGTCCCGGCTGCGTGACGTGTGGACCGGCATAGAGCAGCTGCGCGAACGGCTCGCCGCCACCGCCCAGTTGACCGGGCCGGACCACCCGCCGCCCCTTGAGGCCCTCTGCGACGACGTCCTGGACATGCTCGGCCCCGGCGACCGGGACGACGACATCGCGCTGCTCGCCGCCCGCTTCGACGGCATCGCGCCGAGCGACGTGGCGTACTGGTACCTGGAACCGGAGGACGCCACTCCGTCGCGCGCGCGTCGCCTGGCCCGCAGCGCCCTGGAGCGCTGGGGCCTTGAGGAGCTGAACGACTCCGTGGAGCTCCTGGTGAGCGAGGTCGTGACGAACGCCGTGCGGTACGCCACGCGCCCGGTGACGCTGCGCCTCCTGCGCACGGACGTCCTGCGCTGCGAGGTCGGCGACGATGTGCCCCAACTGCCCCGGCTGCGGCAGGCGCGGGCCACGGACGAGGGCGGACGCGGCCTCTACCTGGTCAACAAACTGGCCCGGCGGTGGGGCGCGACGCGACTGAGCACCGGCAAGGTCGTGTGGTTCGAGCTGAACCACGGCTGA
- a CDS encoding transglycosylase domain-containing protein: MGRAEERQARQRGARRAARVRPAGGGKPKRTGIRRFFTLKKILGTFFGLCLLGMLGFVILYMMVDVPEGNAAAKLQSNVYKYKNGDVIARTGELNREVVDLNKVPKKVQRTFVAAENKSFYKDKGVDFKGTARGLINTVTGKGKQGGSTITQQYVKNYYLTQDQTVTRKFRELVISLKVDQNKSKDYILAGYINTSYYGRGAYGIQAAAQAYYGIDAEKLSVSQGAYLAALLQAPNQYDWTSATDTSKKLVEARWNYVLDNMVEEGWLPAAEREGLKFDKPDPPKAAPGLEGQTGYLVKAAKDEVMKAGHLSEKQFDAGGYTITLNIDKKKQKLLEKAVDKKLNDQLDPDKRKADARVQAGAASVDPRTGKVLAMYGGEDYVKHFTNNATRRDYQPASTFKPLILAAALENGSTTQSGQPITANTIYDGTSERPVKGSDVGFAPPNEDDKSYGPVTVQKAMNKSINSVFAQMGVDVGMDEVLETAGKLGMDVEDLPAVPAQTLGTMGASPLEMAGVYATLDNHGKKVTPTIVASVEHKDRSIEMPDPIGENVVDRGTADSLTSVLTGVVDDGTGRAVRSPVQDVAGKTGTSDDNKSAWFTGYTPKLVTSVGLFGEGAAGTAEQSKQVSMKGAGGLPRVDGGSFPAQIWAAYTFDAMGSPSKFDLDTSMGAAIAPPPDPTTQAPKEPTEEPSETKDPTTKPPTDDPTTDKPTETPTTQEPTDDPTTQEPTDDPEDPDPTTTIDIPEKPNGRPNRD; encoded by the coding sequence ATGGGCCGAGCGGAAGAGCGACAAGCGCGGCAGCGCGGCGCGCGCCGGGCAGCGCGCGTGCGCCCCGCCGGCGGTGGCAAACCCAAGCGCACGGGCATACGCCGCTTCTTCACCCTGAAGAAGATCCTGGGCACGTTCTTCGGACTCTGCCTGCTCGGCATGCTCGGCTTCGTGATCCTCTACATGATGGTCGACGTACCCGAGGGCAACGCCGCGGCCAAGCTCCAGAGCAACGTCTACAAGTACAAGAACGGCGACGTCATCGCCAGGACCGGCGAGCTGAACCGTGAGGTCGTCGACCTGAACAAGGTGCCGAAGAAGGTGCAGCGCACCTTCGTGGCCGCCGAGAACAAGTCCTTCTACAAGGACAAAGGCGTCGACTTCAAGGGCACGGCCCGCGGCCTGATCAACACCGTCACCGGCAAGGGCAAGCAGGGCGGCTCGACGATCACCCAGCAGTACGTCAAGAACTACTACTTGACGCAGGACCAGACGGTGACCCGTAAGTTCAGGGAACTGGTCATCTCACTGAAGGTGGACCAGAACAAGAGCAAGGACTACATCCTCGCCGGGTACATCAACACCAGCTACTACGGACGGGGTGCCTACGGCATCCAGGCCGCGGCCCAGGCGTACTACGGCATCGACGCCGAGAAGCTGAGCGTCTCGCAGGGCGCCTACCTCGCCGCTCTCCTCCAGGCCCCCAATCAGTACGACTGGACGTCGGCCACGGACACCAGCAAGAAGCTGGTCGAGGCGCGCTGGAACTACGTGCTCGACAACATGGTCGAAGAGGGCTGGCTGCCCGCGGCCGAGCGCGAGGGACTGAAGTTCGACAAGCCGGATCCGCCCAAGGCCGCGCCCGGCCTGGAGGGTCAGACCGGCTACCTCGTGAAGGCGGCCAAGGACGAGGTCATGAAGGCCGGCCACCTCAGCGAGAAGCAGTTCGACGCGGGCGGCTACACGATCACGCTCAACATCGACAAGAAGAAGCAGAAGCTTCTGGAGAAGGCCGTCGACAAGAAGCTGAACGACCAGCTCGACCCGGACAAGCGCAAGGCCGACGCCCGGGTACAGGCGGGCGCCGCGTCCGTCGACCCCAGGACCGGCAAGGTCCTGGCGATGTACGGCGGCGAGGACTACGTCAAGCACTTCACGAACAACGCCACCCGGCGCGACTACCAGCCGGCCTCCACCTTCAAGCCGCTGATCCTGGCCGCGGCCCTGGAGAACGGCTCCACGACCCAGTCCGGCCAGCCGATCACCGCGAACACGATCTACGACGGCACCAGCGAGCGCCCGGTCAAGGGCAGCGACGTCGGCTTCGCGCCGCCGAACGAGGACGACAAGAGCTACGGCCCCGTCACCGTCCAGAAGGCGATGAACAAGTCCATCAACTCCGTCTTCGCGCAGATGGGCGTGGACGTCGGCATGGACGAGGTGCTTGAGACCGCGGGCAAGCTCGGCATGGACGTCGAGGATCTGCCCGCCGTGCCCGCGCAGACCCTGGGCACCATGGGTGCGAGCCCGCTGGAGATGGCGGGCGTCTACGCCACGCTCGACAACCACGGCAAGAAGGTCACCCCCACGATCGTGGCCTCCGTCGAGCACAAGGACCGCTCGATCGAGATGCCGGACCCGATCGGCGAGAACGTCGTCGACCGCGGCACCGCGGACTCGCTCACCTCGGTCCTGACCGGCGTGGTCGACGACGGAACGGGCCGCGCGGTGCGCAGCCCGGTGCAGGACGTGGCGGGCAAGACCGGTACGTCCGACGACAACAAGTCGGCCTGGTTCACCGGCTACACGCCGAAGCTGGTCACCTCCGTCGGACTGTTCGGCGAGGGCGCGGCCGGTACCGCCGAGCAGAGCAAGCAGGTCTCCATGAAGGGCGCGGGCGGTCTGCCGCGTGTCGACGGCGGCAGCTTCCCGGCGCAGATCTGGGCGGCGTACACCTTCGACGCGATGGGATCGCCCAGCAAGTTCGACCTGGACACCTCCATGGGCGCTGCCATCGCGCCGCCGCCGGACCCGACGACGCAGGCCCCGAAGGAGCCGACGGAGGAGCCTTCGGAGACCAAGGACCCGACGACGAAGCCGCCGACGGACGACCCGACGACGGACAAGCCGACGGAGACTCCGACGACGCAGGAGCCGACGGACGACCCGACGACGCAGGAGCCGACGGACGACCCGGAGGACCCGGACCCGACGACCACCATCGACATCCCGGAGAAGCCGAACGGGCGGCCGAACAGGGACTGA
- a CDS encoding PadR family transcriptional regulator: MSIGHTLLGLLESGPRHGYDLKRTFDEKFGHDKPLHYGQVYSTMSRLLKNGLVEVDGIEAGGGPERKRYAITEAGITDVEQWLATPEKPEPYLQSTLYTKVVLALLTERDASEMLDAQRAEHLRLMRILTDRKRKGDLADQLICDHALFHLEADLRWLELAAARLGRLAQEVRSA; encoded by the coding sequence ATGTCCATCGGTCACACCCTCCTCGGCCTCCTTGAGTCGGGCCCGCGCCACGGCTACGACCTCAAGCGCACCTTCGACGAGAAGTTCGGTCACGACAAGCCACTGCACTACGGGCAGGTCTACTCGACCATGTCCCGCCTCCTGAAGAACGGCCTCGTCGAGGTCGACGGCATAGAGGCGGGCGGCGGCCCCGAACGCAAGCGGTACGCGATCACCGAAGCCGGCATCACCGATGTCGAGCAGTGGCTCGCCACCCCGGAGAAGCCCGAGCCCTACCTCCAGTCGACCCTCTACACGAAGGTCGTCCTCGCGCTCCTCACCGAACGCGACGCCTCGGAGATGCTCGACGCCCAGCGTGCCGAGCACCTGCGCCTGATGCGCATCCTCACCGACCGCAAGCGCAAGGGTGACCTCGCCGACCAGCTGATCTGCGACCACGCGCTGTTCCATCTCGAAGCCGATCTGCGCTGGCTGGAGCTTGCCGCCGCGCGCCTCGGCAGGCTCGCCCAGGAGGTTCGCTCCGCATGA
- a CDS encoding ABC transporter ATP-binding protein, translating to MTPAGSLLTASGLRKTYGPTTALDDAEFSIHPGEVVAVMGPSGSGKSTLLHCLAGIVKPDAGSITYDGRELTGLPDTTLSALRRSEFGFVFQFGQLVPELTCVENVALPLRLNGAKRKDAEATARTWMERLEVEDVAAKRPGEVSGGQGQRVAVARALATSPRVLFADEPTGALDSLNGERVMELLTDAARSTNAAVVLVTHETRVAAYSDREIVVRDGRSRDMERAI from the coding sequence ATGACCCCCGCCGGTTCCCTCCTCACCGCCTCCGGGCTGCGCAAGACGTACGGTCCGACGACCGCGCTCGACGACGCGGAGTTCTCCATCCACCCCGGCGAGGTCGTCGCCGTGATGGGCCCATCCGGCTCCGGCAAGTCCACGCTTCTGCACTGCCTCGCGGGAATCGTGAAGCCCGACGCCGGCTCCATCACGTACGACGGCCGCGAGCTCACGGGCCTGCCGGACACCACGCTGAGCGCCCTGCGCCGCAGCGAGTTCGGCTTCGTCTTCCAGTTCGGGCAGCTCGTCCCCGAGCTGACGTGCGTGGAGAACGTCGCGCTTCCGCTGCGCCTGAACGGCGCCAAGCGCAAGGACGCCGAAGCGACCGCCCGCACCTGGATGGAGCGTCTGGAGGTCGAGGACGTCGCCGCCAAGCGGCCCGGCGAGGTCTCCGGTGGCCAGGGCCAGCGCGTCGCCGTGGCCCGCGCGCTCGCCACAAGCCCGCGCGTGCTCTTCGCCGACGAGCCCACCGGCGCCCTGGACTCCCTCAACGGCGAGCGCGTCATGGAGCTGCTCACCGACGCCGCGCGCTCGACGAACGCCGCCGTGGTCCTGGTCACCCACGAGACGCGGGTCGCCGCCTACTCCGACCGCGAGATCGTCGTACGCGACGGCAGGTCACGGGACATGGAGCGGGCGATATGA